One genomic region from Fusarium keratoplasticum isolate Fu6.1 chromosome 14, whole genome shotgun sequence encodes:
- a CDS encoding HET domain-containing protein produces MGLLALPVLYPYGNLKAIDAYFFGASASTESGLNTCVLLFISGASADRSPSVHSIDVKDLKTYQQLYLYFIPMFTNLGFINIIVVVVRLFWFKRHFKRLAPQLFSGRRRGAPDADVEDTPDTLKEIAGTSSKLPVAVASGNDARTTSGGIDQSPAASSNGDGQVARTTTITFDPSTEQHKDNATLYIPAPQDRERGETFQPQYVMWLLMKEGYPIVAKTGDEEYGADDSDDENCIKPVRSSTSNNVGPSMRRRHRLSGSDSLQISAARSMDRVAGVAASLLVLGSETTPRRRSVTSVSQQQPALNDRPFLSRQATIGRNSQFHNLTSHDRELLGGIEYRSLKLLLKIVTSYFFGIHLFGAICLVGWIQTANPKYKDYLQSTGQDKNWWAFYSAQTMVDNLGFTLTPDSMISFRDAKFPMVLMSFLAFAGNTLYPVFLRLVIWLMSKITPKHSPTQEPLAFLLEHPRRCYTLLFPSRPTWILFAIIFTLNFVDILLIIILDLHNPEVASLPLAARIPAAIFQAASARHTGTSTFNLANVNPAVQLSLLIMMYIAIFPIALSIRVSNTYEEKSLGIWEQEESLNEKNGKSYLMTHMKNQLGFDLWYIFLGTFCICVAESDRIADVNEPAFSVFSVLFEVTSAYGNVGLSLGYPTVSTSLCGMFGTFGKVVICLMMIRGRHRGLPYALDRAIMLPNEQVVGYSAESSL; encoded by the exons ATGGGCTTGCTTGCCCTGCCCGTCCTCTACCCTTATGGCAACCTCAAGGCAATCGATGCCTACTTTTTCGGAGCCAGCGCGTCGACTGAGTCTGGCCTGAATACGTGCGTCCTGCTATTCATCTCGGGTGCTTCCGCTGACAGGTCGCCTTCCGTTCACAGCATCGACGTAAAGGACCTCAAGACGTACCAGCAACTCTATCTCTACTTTATCCCTATGTTTACCaacctcggcttcatcaacatcattGTTGTCGTCGTACGCCTGTTCTGGTTCAAGAGACATTTTAAGCGTCTCG CGCCCCAGCTGTTCAgcggccgacgacgaggtgCACCTGACGCTGATGTCGAAGATACCCCGGATACATTGAAGGAGATCGCAGGAACAAGCAGCAAGCTTCCCGTTGCGGTGGCAAGTGGGAACGATGCCAGAACAACCAGCGGCGGTATTGATCAATCTCCTGCGGCTAGCTCGAATGGCGACGGACAGGTCGCGCGAACTACCACCATCACCTTTGATCCTTCTACGGAGCAGCACAAAGACAACGCCACTCTCTACATCCCAGCGCCGCAGGACCGTGAGCGTGGTGAGACCTTTCAACCCCAATATGTGATGTGGCTGCTGATGAAGGAAGGGTATCCTATTGTTGCCAAGACTGGTGACGAGGAGTATGGAGCTGATGATAGCGATGATG AGAACTGCATCAAGCCGGTACGTAGCTCAACCTCCAACAACGTAGGTCCATCCATgcgtcgtcgccatcgttTAAGCGGCAGTGATAGCCTACAAATCAGTGCAGCTCGGTCTATGGATCGTGTCGCTGGCGTCGCCGCATCTCTCTTGGTTCTTGGGTCTGAGACTACGCCTCGTCGCCGTTCCGTGACCTCTGTCTCCCAACAGCAGCCAGCACTCAACGACCGTCCTTTCCTCTCGCGCCAGGCCACCATTGGACGCAATTCCCAGTTCCATAACCTGACTTCACATGATCGGGAACTGCTGGGCGGTATTGAGTACCGCAGTCTGAAGCTCCTGCTCAAGATCGTGACTT CTTACTTCTTCGGCATCCATCTGTTCGGCGCCATCTGCCTCGTCGGCTGGATCCAGACAGCAAATCCCAAGTACAAGGACTATCTGCAGTCAACTGGACAGGACAAGAACTGGTG GGCTTTCTATTCCGCCCAGACAATGGTGGATAACCTTGGCTTCACTCTTACGCCCGACTCTATGATCTCCTTCCGTGACGCCAAGTTTCCTATGGTGCTGATGAGCTTCCTCGCCTTCGCCGGTAACACACTGTACCCGGTCTTCCTGCGCCTGGTGATCTGGCTTATGTCAAAGATCACGCCTAAGCATTCCCCTACCCAGGAGCCTCTCGCTTTTCTCCTCGAGCACCCGCGCAGGTGCTACACTTTACTTTTCCCTAGCCGCCCAACTTGGATCCTCTTCGCCATTATCTTTACTCTCAACTTTGTCGATATCCTGCTTATAATCATCCTTGACCTTCACAATCCCGAGGTTGCGTCTTTGCCCCTTGCTGCGCGCATCCCAGCTGCTATATTCCAGGCTGCTTCGGCGCGTCATACTGGTACCTCCACCTTCAACCTGGCAAACGTTAACCCGGCTGTGCAGCTCAGCCTTTTGATCATGATGTATATTGCCATCTTCCCTATTGCTCTCAGCATCCGCGTCTCCAACACGTATGAGGAGAAGTCACTCGGAATTTGGGAGCAAGAAGAGTCCCTGAACGAGAAAAATGGCAAATCATATCTGATGACGCATATGAAAAACCAACTTGGTTTCGATCTCTGGTATATCTTCCTGGGTACCTTTTGCATTTGCGTCGCCGAATCTGATAGGATCGCCGATGTTAATGAGCCG GCCTTCTCTGTCTTCTCGGTTCTCTTTGAGGTGACCTCAGCCTA TGGCAACGTTGGCTTGAGTCTGGGTTACCCAACAGTCAGTACTTCTCTGTGTGGTATGTTTGGAACCTTTGGCAAAGTTGTCAtttgcttgatgatgatccgAGGGCGTCATCGTGGGCTGCCCTACGCCCTTGACCGAGCCATCATGCTGCCTAATGAGCAAGTTGTAGGGTACTCTGCAGAGAGCTCTCTATAA
- a CDS encoding RING-type domain-containing protein, which produces MFLVPNLATRAIDDERHRADTPPKVAIILAILVSVLMLLTPFLLGNRGIRRFFPHWARQDSPERTLCLTPEALDLMPVIKYRVSGETKGNDLNSEDFGGDVELRSLPCGHSFHPTCIDPWLLERSLTCPLCRLNVAAGLVSTTHSEMPTRPRRVLFLTGLWAHRRRGPRAARELTPFENIPSIRSMGPGTAIPPRPFRHYQPTLTSISEVLNQMGPSGR; this is translated from the exons ATGTTTCTAGTTCCAAACTTGGCTACGAGGGCGATTGATGACGAACGACACCGTGCTGACACGCCACCCAAGGTCGCTATCATCCTGGCTATCCTCGTGTCTGTGCTGATGTTGCTCACGCCAtttctccttggcaacaGAGGCATCAGACGTTTCTTCCCTCATTGGGCGAGGCAAGACTCCCCTGAAAGGACTCTATGCCTTACTCCGGAGGCACTGGACTTGATGCCTGTGATCAAGTATCGGGTATCTGGGGAGACCAAAGGCAACGATCTAAATAGTG AGGACTTTGGGGGAGACGTGGAACTTCGCTCGCTACCCTGCGGCCATAGCTTCCACCCTACCTGCATCGATCCGTGGCTCCTAGAGCGTTCTCTAACTTGCCCTCTTTG TCGTCTGAATGTCGCCGCTGGTCTCGTCTCTACAACCCATTCCGAAATGCCCACAAGGCCTCGTCGGGTACTCTTCCTCACGGGACTTTGGGCGCACCGGCGCCGTGGACCAAGA GCTGCTCGGGAACTGACTCCCTTCGAAAATATCCCAAGCATCCGGTCGATGGGACCAGGCACTGCAATCCCGCCACGACCCTTTCGGCATTATCAACCGACACTGACATCGATCTCCGAGGTCTTGAATCAAATGGGCCCCTCAGGAAGGTAG